A DNA window from Aminipila luticellarii contains the following coding sequences:
- a CDS encoding enoyl-CoA hydratase-related protein: MYENLKFEVKNKIALITISRPQAMNALNMDVLNELYAAFTEVETNEEIRSAILTGEGKAFVAGADIAEMNSFDAIEGRNMMITGHRLMNYMESIEKPIIAAVNGFALGGGCELAMACDIRIASEKAKFGQPEVNLGIIPGFGGTQRLPRLVGKSMGKYLIMTAEMITADEAYRIGLVEKMVPPEELLATAEKIAKTIMSKAPIAVAAAKTVINNGYGLDMKTASVMEIEAFTAPFASQDKTEGMTAFLEKRQTKFQKK, from the coding sequence ATGTATGAAAACTTGAAATTTGAAGTAAAAAATAAAATTGCATTGATCACCATCAGCCGCCCTCAAGCCATGAATGCATTAAATATGGACGTTTTAAACGAGTTATACGCCGCATTCACCGAAGTGGAAACAAATGAGGAGATTCGTTCTGCTATTTTAACAGGAGAAGGAAAAGCTTTCGTGGCCGGAGCCGATATTGCTGAGATGAATTCATTTGATGCAATCGAAGGCAGAAACATGATGATTACAGGCCACCGCCTTATGAACTACATGGAATCCATTGAAAAACCAATTATTGCCGCAGTAAATGGGTTTGCTCTTGGAGGCGGATGTGAGCTTGCCATGGCTTGCGATATCCGAATTGCATCAGAAAAAGCGAAGTTCGGTCAGCCGGAAGTAAATCTTGGTATTATTCCGGGCTTTGGCGGAACGCAAAGACTTCCAAGGCTGGTCGGCAAAAGCATGGGTAAGTATTTGATCATGACCGCAGAAATGATTACAGCGGATGAAGCCTATCGAATCGGACTGGTTGAAAAAATGGTTCCACCGGAAGAATTGCTGGCTACCGCAGAAAAAATCGCCAAAACGATTATGTCAAAAGCCCCGATTGCTGTTGCCGCTGCAAAGACGGTCATCAACAACGGCTACGGACTGGATATGAAAACGGCCAGTGTCATGGAAATCGAAGCCTTTACGGCACCTTTTGCATCGCAGGATAAAACGGAAGGCATGACCGCTTTTCTTGAAAAAAGACAAACTAAATTCCAAAAAAAATAG
- a CDS encoding SPFH domain-containing protein — translation MFGYIAGFLLIVILIFLLVTNIRVVPQAKAYVVERLGAYSGTWQVGLHFKIPLIDKISRKISLKEHVIDFPPQPVITKDNVTMEIDTVIYFQVTDPKLYTYGVENPMAAIENLTATTLRNIIGELELDGTLTSREHINGKIRVVLDEATDAWGIKINRVEVKNITPPKDIQVAMEKQMRAERERREAILRAEGEKKSAVLIAEGHKESVILEAEAQKRAVILDAEARKEAAVREAEGEAEAIRMVQQATADGIKMLVESAPSKEVLAIKSMDAFAAAADGKATKIIIPSDIQGVAGLATSFAELVKEEKNSGQDKRS, via the coding sequence ATGTTTGGTTATATTGCAGGATTTTTATTAATCGTTATTCTCATCTTTTTATTGGTCACTAATATCCGGGTCGTACCTCAGGCAAAGGCCTATGTAGTGGAAAGGCTGGGAGCATACAGTGGTACTTGGCAGGTAGGACTTCACTTTAAAATACCTCTGATCGATAAGATCTCCAGAAAAATATCGCTCAAGGAGCATGTGATTGATTTCCCGCCTCAGCCGGTCATTACAAAGGACAATGTTACGATGGAAATCGATACGGTAATATATTTTCAGGTTACAGATCCGAAGCTTTATACCTACGGTGTTGAAAATCCAATGGCTGCTATTGAAAACCTTACGGCGACCACTCTCCGAAACATCATCGGTGAATTGGAGTTGGACGGAACGCTGACCAGCCGGGAGCATATCAACGGAAAAATCAGAGTGGTACTGGATGAAGCCACAGACGCATGGGGAATAAAAATTAACCGCGTAGAGGTAAAAAATATCACGCCGCCGAAAGATATTCAGGTAGCCATGGAAAAACAGATGAGAGCAGAAAGAGAAAGAAGAGAAGCCATTCTTCGTGCAGAGGGTGAAAAGAAGTCTGCCGTTCTTATTGCGGAAGGGCACAAGGAATCTGTTATTTTGGAGGCAGAAGCTCAAAAACGGGCGGTCATTCTGGATGCGGAAGCCAGAAAAGAAGCAGCAGTTCGGGAAGCAGAGGGTGAAGCAGAAGCAATCCGTATGGTTCAGCAGGCGACAGCGGATGGAATTAAAATGTTGGTAGAATCTGCTCCAAGTAAAGAGGTGCTGGCAATCAAGAGCATGGATGCCTTTGCGGCAGCGGCGGATGGAAAAGCAACGAAAATCATTATTCCTTCGGATATTCAGGGAGTCGCAGGACTGGCTACTTCTTTTGCGGAGTTAGTTAAAGAAGAAAAGAACAGCGGGCAGGATAAAAGGTCATAA
- a CDS encoding NfeD family protein → MVEVAFIVGNWPVIWVIAAVVFGIIEALTMGLTTIWFCGGAVAAALVAMIGAPLGVQFALFFIISIVLLYFTRPIVQKKLKVGGEKTNSDALIGKIGFVTKQIEAFSAGQVKLEGKEWTAIAENRELIIYQDTRVMVSRIEGVKLVVKPVEQHEESR, encoded by the coding sequence ATGGTTGAAGTGGCATTTATTGTGGGAAATTGGCCTGTCATATGGGTAATCGCAGCTGTAGTGTTTGGAATTATTGAAGCTTTGACGATGGGGCTTACGACGATTTGGTTTTGCGGCGGGGCTGTGGCGGCGGCACTTGTGGCCATGATCGGAGCTCCGCTGGGCGTACAGTTTGCGCTGTTCTTTATTATTTCAATCGTGCTCTTGTATTTTACAAGGCCCATTGTACAGAAGAAGCTGAAGGTTGGAGGAGAAAAGACCAATTCGGATGCTTTGATTGGGAAAATCGGATTTGTTACAAAACAAATAGAGGCCTTTTCCGCCGGGCAGGTAAAGCTGGAAGGAAAAGAATGGACCGCTATTGCAGAGAACAGAGAGCTGATCATTTATCAAGACACGCGGGTCATGGTGAGTCGGATTGAAGGCGTAAAGCTGGTAGTAAAGCCTGTAGAGCAGCATGAGGAAAGCCGTTAA
- a CDS encoding DEAD/DEAH box helicase: MNVYDKFGKKEADRNRLSDRNALRLIDLYSHRNLIDAETSVDQKNPVDLIPKLTIGRNQVELSLTVGRKRLYVVKNIKNFCENMQWEETVSYGKELTLTHHPSMFSETSKGLVSYVMDRYNEIESYRNDNYYENNYGYDNTKRYMKIGPKNLDILMNIFKDREISIVGYEYMRGWYAYSEEKDRWKNKQEASYRIMEHTPKIQIFVEQSSVEEYIIQSAEFDFILGKEHLYIASGRELWQTSKDFTEKMKDFIEILHASDGKICLAEKDMNAFFSNVMAQVQEYVEVCSGAEILKKFMPDKGRIKIYLDCPSNDTITSKLLCEYGEGVVFDVMSNEQVFEAWTGGQTEKALEGAGTVRDLILEERAKILLSKYFDGYERNSGILYFAGSDERIYEFVNVVARGLTKIGSVFTTEKYRRIGNAVLPKASVGVKLESDLLKLDFDLDQFPIAELMSALEQYRHKKKYYRMKDGGFIDLSNHELAELLSFVDDFGLSKNDLEKGSFEIPKYKSLLLNSMLKNSQSIKFDRDGHFKSLIRGMSAIEDRDHTIPRGLDPVLRDYQKEGFQWLKTMTEYGFCGILADEMGLGKTLQIISLLEDARELLTEEESSGISDEKASKKSRSLALIISPASLVLNWEKEIQKFAPDICTLPIIGTAGERKKLIKKAERETVILTSYDLFRRDLEQYQAIEFDFCIIDEAQYIKNPSTQNAKAVKLVKSKQRFALTGTPIENRLSELWSIFDFLMPQYLFSYNKFKEKYETAIVRDHDEEKTESLRRQVAPFMLRRLKKNVLKELPEKIETVIYAKLAGEQQKLYKANLAKAKLEIGKEIKEGGFESNKIAILALLTRLRQLCCHPSLCYEDYKQGSGKLDACMELIEEAVSGEHKVLVFSQFTSMLEIIENELKKADIPYYKLTGSTPKEKRAQLVEAFNDESGEMQEIGEDAHVFLISLKAGGTGLNLTAADVVIHYDPWWNFAAQNQATDRAHRIGQKKNLQVYKIIAEGTIEEKILKLQESKKDLAEAVITENQAGINHLSGKYLMELLE, from the coding sequence ATGAATGTATATGATAAGTTTGGAAAGAAAGAAGCGGACCGAAACAGGCTTTCAGATCGAAATGCTTTAAGACTGATTGACTTATATTCTCATAGAAATCTGATAGATGCGGAGACTTCCGTGGATCAGAAAAACCCTGTCGACTTGATTCCAAAACTTACGATAGGAAGAAATCAAGTGGAATTGTCTCTTACCGTAGGAAGAAAAAGGCTGTACGTTGTTAAAAATATAAAGAATTTTTGTGAGAACATGCAGTGGGAAGAAACCGTATCGTATGGGAAAGAGCTCACCTTGACTCATCATCCGTCTATGTTCAGTGAAACTTCAAAAGGATTGGTTTCTTACGTCATGGATCGGTATAATGAAATAGAAAGCTATCGAAATGATAATTATTATGAGAATAATTACGGATACGACAATACGAAGCGATACATGAAGATCGGGCCTAAAAATTTAGACATCCTGATGAATATTTTCAAGGATCGGGAAATAAGCATAGTGGGCTATGAATATATGAGGGGCTGGTATGCTTACAGCGAAGAGAAGGACAGGTGGAAGAACAAACAGGAAGCCTCCTACCGGATTATGGAGCATACCCCTAAGATCCAGATTTTTGTAGAGCAGTCCTCTGTAGAGGAATATATCATACAAAGCGCGGAATTTGATTTTATTCTCGGAAAAGAGCACCTCTATATTGCCAGTGGCCGTGAGCTTTGGCAGACCAGTAAAGATTTTACGGAAAAAATGAAGGATTTTATAGAGATTCTCCATGCAAGCGACGGTAAAATCTGTTTGGCAGAAAAAGATATGAATGCCTTTTTTTCCAATGTCATGGCTCAGGTTCAGGAATATGTGGAGGTCTGTTCCGGAGCAGAAATCCTGAAAAAATTCATGCCGGACAAGGGGCGGATAAAAATTTATCTGGACTGTCCAAGCAATGATACCATCACCTCGAAGCTGCTGTGTGAATATGGTGAAGGAGTGGTCTTTGACGTCATGTCCAATGAACAGGTGTTTGAAGCCTGGACCGGCGGCCAGACGGAAAAAGCACTGGAGGGTGCCGGAACGGTTCGGGATCTGATCTTAGAAGAACGGGCTAAAATCCTGCTGAGTAAATATTTTGACGGGTATGAAAGGAATTCAGGAATTTTATATTTCGCCGGCAGTGATGAACGGATTTATGAATTTGTAAATGTGGTAGCCAGAGGCCTTACGAAGATAGGAAGTGTATTTACAACAGAAAAGTATCGGAGAATAGGAAATGCTGTCCTTCCAAAGGCTTCTGTAGGGGTCAAGCTTGAAAGTGATTTATTGAAATTGGACTTTGATCTGGATCAATTCCCGATAGCAGAGCTCATGAGCGCCTTGGAGCAATATCGGCATAAAAAAAAATATTACCGGATGAAGGACGGCGGCTTTATTGATCTTTCCAATCATGAGCTGGCAGAGCTGCTTTCCTTTGTCGATGACTTCGGACTATCCAAAAATGATCTGGAAAAGGGCAGCTTTGAAATACCCAAATACAAGTCCTTATTATTAAATAGTATGCTGAAGAATTCCCAAAGCATCAAGTTTGACCGAGACGGACATTTTAAAAGCCTGATACGGGGAATGAGTGCTATAGAAGACAGGGATCACACCATTCCGAGGGGACTGGATCCTGTTCTGCGGGACTATCAAAAGGAAGGGTTCCAGTGGCTTAAGACCATGACAGAGTATGGTTTTTGCGGAATATTAGCGGATGAAATGGGACTGGGCAAAACATTGCAGATTATTTCTCTTTTGGAGGATGCCCGTGAACTTCTCACCGAAGAGGAGAGCAGCGGTATTTCTGATGAGAAGGCTTCGAAAAAAAGCAGGAGCCTGGCTTTGATTATATCGCCGGCATCGCTGGTTTTGAACTGGGAAAAAGAAATTCAAAAATTTGCACCGGATATTTGTACCTTGCCGATCATAGGAACGGCCGGCGAACGAAAAAAGTTGATAAAAAAAGCAGAAAGAGAGACAGTAATATTGACCTCTTATGATTTGTTCAGAAGAGATTTGGAGCAGTATCAGGCCATAGAATTTGATTTTTGCATTATTGACGAAGCCCAATACATTAAAAATCCGTCTACGCAAAATGCGAAAGCGGTAAAGCTGGTAAAGAGCAAACAGCGGTTCGCACTGACCGGAACTCCTATTGAGAACCGATTGAGCGAATTATGGAGTATATTTGATTTTCTGATGCCTCAGTACTTGTTCTCTTACAACAAGTTTAAGGAAAAATACGAGACGGCCATCGTTCGGGATCATGACGAGGAAAAGACAGAATCCTTAAGAAGGCAGGTCGCTCCGTTTATGCTGAGACGTCTAAAGAAAAATGTATTAAAAGAACTGCCCGAAAAAATAGAAACCGTCATATATGCCAAGTTGGCAGGAGAACAACAAAAATTATATAAGGCGAACCTTGCAAAGGCTAAACTCGAAATTGGTAAGGAGATAAAAGAGGGCGGCTTTGAGTCGAATAAAATTGCCATTCTGGCACTGCTTACCAGATTAAGACAGCTTTGCTGCCATCCCTCTTTATGTTATGAGGATTATAAGCAGGGAAGCGGGAAGCTGGATGCCTGTATGGAGCTTATAGAAGAAGCGGTGTCCGGGGAGCATAAGGTATTAGTATTTTCTCAATTTACCTCCATGCTGGAAATCATTGAGAATGAATTAAAAAAGGCAGACATTCCGTATTATAAGCTGACCGGAAGCACACCAAAGGAAAAGCGTGCCCAGTTAGTGGAGGCTTTTAACGATGAATCCGGTGAAATGCAGGAAATAGGAGAGGATGCCCATGTATTTCTGATTTCTTTGAAAGCAGGCGGAACCGGATTAAATTTAACAGCGGCTGATGTAGTCATTCACTATGATCCGTGGTGGAACTTTGCCGCTCAGAATCAGGCCACCGATCGGGCGCACCGGATTGGGCAGAAAAAGAACCTTCAAGTATATAAAATTATTGCAGAGGGAACCATAGAAGAGAAAATCTTAAAGCTTCAGGAGAGCAAAAAGGATTTGGCAGAGGCGGTCATTACGGAGAATCAAGCGGGAATAAACCATTTATCCGGGAAATATCTGATGGAGTTATTGGAATAA
- a CDS encoding DUF4234 domain-containing protein, which translates to MVKERNVALSAIFTVITFGIYGIYWFVCMTDEALGLSEEKGAGGILAFIFNLITFGLYGWYWAYKMGDRLETAKRKRNIEDGSANNGVLYLILNIIGLSLVTYILIQIELNKFSAKRLTH; encoded by the coding sequence ATGGTTAAAGAAAGAAATGTGGCATTAAGTGCAATTTTTACGGTGATTACATTTGGAATTTATGGAATTTACTGGTTTGTCTGCATGACAGATGAAGCACTGGGGCTTTCCGAGGAAAAGGGTGCCGGGGGTATTTTAGCGTTTATTTTCAATCTGATTACGTTTGGCTTATATGGATGGTATTGGGCTTATAAGATGGGCGACCGACTAGAAACAGCGAAACGAAAGAGAAATATAGAGGATGGTTCTGCCAATAATGGCGTTCTGTATTTAATTTTGAATATTATCGGATTGAGTTTAGTGACATACATACTGATACAGATTGAATTAAATAAGTTTTCTGCTAAAAGACTGACTCATTAA
- a CDS encoding HD domain-containing protein, with product MFDANIDRSYVTTYYKRKFNPTRAAEKDITIGDVAHALSLICRANGHLKIFFSVAQHSINCALEARERGLSQKIQLDCLLHDASEAYIGDVITPLKIQLSAYKDYERELQATVLNALDVEPPNETEEKAIKEIDSCMLYHEFKLLHGDLLFKTEPEIHISICESEVPHAQVEAQFIQLYRELKTY from the coding sequence ATGTTTGACGCAAATATTGACAGAAGTTATGTGACAACGTACTATAAGAGAAAATTTAATCCTACCAGAGCGGCGGAAAAAGATATTACCATTGGGGATGTGGCACATGCACTATCTTTGATATGCAGAGCCAATGGACATTTAAAAATATTCTTTTCTGTGGCGCAGCATTCTATAAATTGCGCATTGGAGGCCAGAGAAAGAGGGCTTTCCCAAAAGATTCAGCTGGACTGTCTGTTGCATGACGCATCAGAAGCCTATATAGGAGATGTGATCACACCGCTTAAAATTCAGCTGAGCGCATATAAGGATTATGAAAGGGAGCTGCAGGCTACCGTGCTGAATGCTTTGGATGTGGAACCGCCCAATGAGACGGAAGAAAAGGCAATCAAGGAAATTGACAGCTGCATGCTCTATCATGAGTTTAAGCTGCTGCATGGTGACCTGTTGTTTAAAACGGAACCGGAAATCCACATTTCCATATGTGAAAGCGAAGTGCCTCATGCTCAAGTGGAGGCGCAGTTCATTCAGCTCTATAGAGAATTAAAGACCTATTAA
- a CDS encoding LysE/ArgO family amino acid transporter — protein sequence MMYYLQGLTMGLAYVAPIGLQNLFVINTALTQKKQRVFLTALIVIFFDVTLALACFFGIGAVMERSKILEMAVLLIGSIIVMLIGFGLIRSKDTMDHSTNVNIPILKVISTACVVTWFNPQALIDGSMMLGAFKATLPAGQELHFILGVASASFSWFLGISAVISLFSAKLTDKVLRVINIVCGVVVMIYGVKLAYSFITMLL from the coding sequence ATGATGTATTATTTACAAGGATTAACCATGGGGCTGGCCTATGTAGCACCCATCGGATTGCAAAATCTGTTTGTCATCAACACAGCACTGACCCAGAAAAAACAGCGCGTCTTTCTGACCGCTCTTATCGTCATATTTTTTGACGTCACATTAGCCTTAGCCTGTTTCTTTGGTATAGGAGCAGTTATGGAGCGGTCTAAAATATTGGAAATGGCTGTACTGCTGATAGGGAGCATCATTGTGATGCTGATTGGTTTTGGTCTGATTCGGTCTAAGGATACCATGGATCATAGTACAAATGTCAACATACCTATTTTAAAGGTCATATCCACAGCTTGTGTTGTAACTTGGTTTAATCCGCAGGCGCTAATCGATGGAAGTATGATGCTGGGGGCATTTAAAGCCACCCTGCCGGCAGGACAGGAGCTTCACTTTATTTTAGGAGTTGCATCCGCTTCCTTTAGCTGGTTTCTCGGAATATCCGCCGTTATATCTCTGTTCAGTGCTAAGCTGACAGACAAGGTTTTAAGAGTCATCAATATCGTATGCGGCGTGGTGGTCATGATATATGGTGTGAAGCTGGCCTATAGTTTTATAACCATGCTTTTATGA
- a CDS encoding aminotransferase-like domain-containing protein, with amino-acid sequence MSQYVNIDWKPDKTSAVPLYKQISEYISGKVSCGDWLVGSKLPSQRQLSEIFQVNRSTIVTAVEELTAYGLLESEHGGGTKIASNTWSLFLSTPPDWNKYIHSGPFKSNMQTIQIINKLEFEDKYIRLGTGELCPDLFPHELMNKVFKKLPSKIPSLNYLGPLGLPELRRSLTERMALKGIEAPDSSIVITSGSLQGLQLLSVCMLKPGSTVFTEAPTYLKSLQVFQSAGMHLSGIPMDKNGILYWQINKEISQSLLYTIPTHHNPTGLIMSEERRKELFHFCSGNRLPVIEDDAYGDLWLDKMPPKPIKSLDKNGMILYLGTVSKTLAPGLRIGWLVGPESVVYRIGDVKMQVDYGASSVSQWALTEFFDSGYYDDYLIFLRKELKARRDLVLSLLGKYFKDLADWNVPEGGFYIWLRFKKPVLMDKLFQMALENNILLNPGNIYDFSDNNALRLSYAYARPEDFSTSLKTLSEVVVRCQKKWK; translated from the coding sequence ATGTCACAATATGTAAATATCGACTGGAAACCGGATAAAACATCTGCTGTTCCTCTTTATAAACAAATCTCAGAATATATAAGCGGGAAAGTCTCCTGCGGCGACTGGCTGGTGGGTAGTAAGCTTCCCTCCCAGCGGCAGCTTTCCGAAATCTTTCAGGTCAACCGGAGTACAATTGTCACTGCGGTGGAGGAGTTGACCGCTTACGGTCTGCTGGAAAGTGAACATGGGGGAGGCACCAAAATCGCCAGTAACACCTGGTCTCTTTTTCTGTCTACACCTCCCGACTGGAATAAATATATCCATTCGGGTCCGTTTAAATCCAATATGCAGACCATCCAGATCATTAATAAATTAGAATTTGAGGATAAATATATACGTTTGGGAACGGGAGAGCTGTGCCCGGATCTGTTTCCTCACGAACTGATGAATAAGGTCTTTAAAAAACTGCCTTCCAAAATTCCCTCTTTGAATTATTTAGGACCTCTAGGACTGCCGGAGCTTCGCCGAAGCTTAACGGAACGCATGGCCTTAAAAGGAATAGAAGCACCCGATTCTTCTATTGTGATTACCTCCGGCTCCCTGCAAGGCTTGCAGTTGCTTTCGGTATGCATGTTAAAACCCGGTTCTACTGTCTTTACAGAGGCTCCTACGTATTTGAAATCTCTTCAAGTCTTTCAATCGGCCGGAATGCATTTGTCGGGAATTCCCATGGATAAAAATGGGATCCTGTATTGGCAGATCAATAAAGAAATCAGTCAATCCCTGCTGTACACCATTCCCACCCATCACAATCCGACAGGCCTTATTATGTCAGAGGAACGCAGGAAAGAGCTGTTTCATTTTTGCAGCGGTAACAGACTGCCGGTTATTGAAGATGACGCTTATGGAGATTTATGGCTTGATAAAATGCCGCCAAAACCCATTAAGTCCCTGGATAAAAACGGCATGATCCTGTATTTGGGAACCGTCTCCAAAACACTGGCTCCCGGACTGCGAATCGGCTGGCTGGTGGGACCGGAATCGGTTGTCTATCGAATCGGAGATGTAAAAATGCAGGTAGATTATGGAGCCAGCTCTGTATCCCAATGGGCGCTGACAGAATTTTTTGACAGCGGATACTATGATGATTATTTAATTTTTTTGAGAAAGGAATTAAAAGCCCGCCGTGATCTGGTTCTCTCCCTGCTCGGCAAATATTTTAAAGATTTAGCAGATTGGAATGTTCCCGAAGGAGGCTTTTATATCTGGCTTCGATTTAAAAAGCCAGTCCTCATGGATAAGCTGTTTCAAATGGCTCTGGAAAACAATATTTTATTAAATCCCGGAAATATTTATGATTTCTCCGACAATAACGCCTTGCGCCTGTCTTACGCCTATGCAAGACCGGAAGATTTTTCTACCTCCCTGAAAACCTTAAGTGAAGTTGTCGTCAGATGTCAAAAAAAGTGGAAATAG